GGAACTCGCGGCGCTCGTTGGGCGGGGCCATCACCAGCGACACCGCCTTGGTGAGCACGGTGTGCTGGATTCGCTCGAACCTCGAAGGGCTGGACACCGGACCTCCCGAACCAAGACTAAAGAAGTGAGGCTAGCCTAACCTTTCTAGCCGGGGCGCCGAGTGGCACATCGCGACGACGTGCGCACCGCCGCCGCGCGGAAGGGCACAGCGCGGGCAGGGAAACGCGTGCGAGGGCGGAGCGGTGCGCGGGTGCGGTGGCGCGTCGTCAGCCGAGCCGACGCACGGGAACGCGGTTCGACGTCGTCCACCGATTCACCCGCCTGGGGCTCGTCGAACGGAATACCGCACGGGACCTCGGGGTTGCCGTACCCATGACGGACATCGGCTTCATCGGAGCGGGCCACATCGGCGGCGGCCTGGCGCGACGCGCGGTGGCAACGGGCTATGACGTGGTGATCAGCAACTCGCGGGGCCCCGAGACACTGCGCGACCTCGTCGCGGAACTGGGCGAGCAGGCCACGGCAGGCACGACGGCGGAGGCTGCGGAGGCACCGATCGTCGTGGTGAGCATTCCCCTGAAGGCCTACGTGGCGGTGCCGCCCGCCGCCGTGGCAGGCAGGATCGTGATCGAGACGAACAACTACTACCCGCAGCGCGACGGCCGGATCGCCGAGCTGGAGGCGCGGGAGCTGACCAGCTCCGAGCTGCACGCCAGACACTGGCCCGCCGCCAGGGTGGTCAAGGCCTTCAACGCGATTCCGGCGGCGGAGATCGCGACCGACGCGAGTCCGACAGGCACGCCGAATCGCCGGGCGATCCCCATCGCGGGCGACGACGCGGCGGCCAAGGCCGAGGTCACCGAGTTGATCGACCGGCTCGGCTTCGACGTGGTCGACGTCGGGACGCTGGCGGAGAGCTGGCGGATCGAGCCGGGCACCCCGTCCTACGGCGTCCGCGAGAACGCGGCGCAGGCCGAGGCGAGCATCGCCGCCGCTCGACGACTCTGATCGTCGCCCGCCGGGCGAGTCGACATCGGACAGTCGTCGACACGCCCCGGCAACACCGCGCCGGATGCGGACGTGGCAGCGGGGCTGCGGGCCGGTGCACCCCCAGAATTTGCACCGGCCCGCCGCAGGCGCGACGACTCAGGAGGCGGGCAGCAGCAGGCCGTTGCGGCCCGCACGAGCGTCGACGAACCGGCGCTCGACCTCTGCCCAGTTCACGACGTTCCACAGCTTGGCGATGTAGTCGGCCTTGACGTTGCGGTACTGCAGGTAATAGGCGTGCTCCCAGATGTCGAACACCAGCAGCGGTGTGGTGGTGATCGCCAGGTTGGAGTGGTGGTCCTTGAGCTGCTGGGTGATCAGCCGCTCGCCCACCGGGTCCCAGGCCAGCACGCCCCAGCCGTTGCCCTGGATGGAGACGGCGCTGAGCTGGGCGCGCAGGCCGTCGAAGGAGCCGAAGTCCTCGTCGATCGCGGCGGCCAGCTCGCCGGTGGGCTTGTCGCCGCCGTCCGGGCCCAACACCTTCCACCAGATCAGGTGCAGCGAGTGGCCCGCGAGGTGGAAGGCCAGCGTGGTCTGCAGGCCGACGATCGAGCTGAAGTCGCCCTTGTCCCTGGCCTCGGCGATCTTGTCGATCGTGTCGTTGGCGCCCGTGACATAGGCGGCGTGGTGCTTGCTGTGGTGCAGCTCGTTGATCTCGCCCGCCACGGCGGGTTCGAGGGCCGCATAGTCATAGTCGAGTTCGGGCAGTACGTAGCGGGCCATGGAGAAGCTCCAGTCTCGTGGTGTCGATTCACCTCTCAGCCTCGAACCTCTACCGTTGTGGAGGTCAAGTCCGCAGGCATGTGAAGCCGATCACCGGCCTTCGGCGGCACGCAGGGCCGCCGTATCCGCCTGCGGCGGCTGCTCCCCGGTAGCGGCTCTCCCGGCGTCCGATCCTTTCGGCCGCCCCGATCGTCCACCCCGCAGCCTGCGGCGGACGCTGCCGGCTGCGGACGGCGACCACCGCGAACAGTAGGCTTCCCACCTGCGCCTGGGCCGTCGTCTCCATCGCGGCCGAGGGGTCCCAACGAGGAGGGAGCCGTATGAGGGCCGTCCCCGACGTCTCGCTGACCCAGCTCCGATACTTCGTGCGGGCGGCCGAGCGGGGCAGCATGACGCGCGCCGCCCAGGACCTCATCGTCGCGCAGTCGGCCGTCTCCACCGCCGTCGCCGCGCTCGAACGAGAACTCGGTGTCCAGCTCTTCATCCGCCAGCATGCGAAGGGACTGATCCTGACCCGCGCGGGCACGCTGATGCTCCGACACAGCAGGCTGCTGCTCGGCGGGCTCGCCGAGGCGTTCGAGGAGGTCAGCGGGGAGGCGGCCGCCGTGGCAGGTCCGCTCGCCGTGGCCTGCTTCAGCACCCTCTCGCCGTTCTACCTTCCCTCGCTGCTCAGCGATCTGAGCGACGCCTACCCCCGGCTCGACGTCAGCGTGCACGAGATCGTCGCCGACAAGGTGGAGGAGTCGCTGCGGTCCGGTGCCGTGGAGATCGCCTTCACCTACGACCTGGCGCTGGGCGACGACGTGGCGAAGGAGGTGCTCACGACGATCGCCCCGTATGTCGCCCTGCCGATCGATCATCCGCTGGCGACCGGTGCGAGCGTCGCCCTCGCGGATCTGGCCGAGGAGCCGATGGTCCTGCTGGACCTGCCGCACAGCCGCGACTACTTCCTGTCGATGTTCTCCTCGCTCGGTCTGAGCCCGACGATCCGCTACCGCTCGCAGAGTTTCGAGACGGTGCGCGCGCTGGTGGCTCGACGGCACGGCTTCGCCCTGCTCAATCAGCGTCCACAGTCCGACCTGTCCTACGACGGCGAACGGGTGCTGTGCGTCCCGGTGGCCGACGACGTTCCCGCGCTGCACATCGTGCTCGCCTCCCTCGGCTCGCTTCGGCAGACTCGGCGAGCGGCGGCCTTCGCCGAACGCGCCCGCGCGGTCGTCGCCGCACTGGCCGATCGCGACGGCACCACCCGGTGATCACCCGTCCCCACGGGAGGTGACCGGCAGGCAGGCGAGGTCGTGGCGCAGGCCCGCGCCGGAAGGACCCCGGAGCGCGTCCGCGTCCCGCAGGCTCATCGAGCCGGGCCACCATCGTGACTGCGCTGGCTCGGCGAACACGGCCAAGACGTGACATCGCGATGAACAATGCATCTGGCTCGCAGATTCAATGATTCGCATTCCTGTTCTTGCATCGAATCCTCGCTGAATCAAGGATGAGAAGAGAACACCGCCGCCGGACCCAGCCGACAGC
The Actinoalloteichus fjordicus DNA segment above includes these coding regions:
- a CDS encoding NADPH-dependent F420 reductase is translated as MTDIGFIGAGHIGGGLARRAVATGYDVVISNSRGPETLRDLVAELGEQATAGTTAEAAEAPIVVVSIPLKAYVAVPPAAVAGRIVIETNNYYPQRDGRIAELEARELTSSELHARHWPAARVVKAFNAIPAAEIATDASPTGTPNRRAIPIAGDDAAAKAEVTELIDRLGFDVVDVGTLAESWRIEPGTPSYGVRENAAQAEASIAAARRL
- a CDS encoding superoxide dismutase; the protein is MARYVLPELDYDYAALEPAVAGEINELHHSKHHAAYVTGANDTIDKIAEARDKGDFSSIVGLQTTLAFHLAGHSLHLIWWKVLGPDGGDKPTGELAAAIDEDFGSFDGLRAQLSAVSIQGNGWGVLAWDPVGERLITQQLKDHHSNLAITTTPLLVFDIWEHAYYLQYRNVKADYIAKLWNVVNWAEVERRFVDARAGRNGLLLPAS
- a CDS encoding LysR family transcriptional regulator, translated to MRAVPDVSLTQLRYFVRAAERGSMTRAAQDLIVAQSAVSTAVAALERELGVQLFIRQHAKGLILTRAGTLMLRHSRLLLGGLAEAFEEVSGEAAAVAGPLAVACFSTLSPFYLPSLLSDLSDAYPRLDVSVHEIVADKVEESLRSGAVEIAFTYDLALGDDVAKEVLTTIAPYVALPIDHPLATGASVALADLAEEPMVLLDLPHSRDYFLSMFSSLGLSPTIRYRSQSFETVRALVARRHGFALLNQRPQSDLSYDGERVLCVPVADDVPALHIVLASLGSLRQTRRAAAFAERARAVVAALADRDGTTR